A single genomic interval of Mycobacterium sp. DL592 harbors:
- a CDS encoding substrate-binding domain-containing protein — DYDAPASYAAEPPPVPPSDGGRRRGGWEGGHRSEGGRRGVSLGVIAALVAVVVVVAAVIGWRFFGGVLSHRSTEAAQQCLAGTANIPVVVDPSIADNVTKFAESYNANATPVGDRCVKVVVTKADSDAVVNGFVNQWPTDLGERPALWIPASSVSAARLQATAGKQSVSDARSLVTSPVLLAVRPALKTALDQQGWGALPGLQSNPTALESLDLPGWGSLRLALPTAGDSDATYLVAEAVAAAAAPPGAPATAGLGAVNTLIGGQPKLSANTADEAWKALLASGDAAAAPVHAVATTEQQLFARSASIANAKDNIAGFLPPGPVALADFPTVLLAGKWLSEEQVSAASEFARFMRKPEQLAELAKAGFRAEGATPPANDVVGFGQLGAPLAVGDESVRATLAAALSAPATGSATTIMLDQAMAGDEGGKSRLANVVAALDGRLGALPPNAAVGLWTFNGVEGRSSVSMGPLSDQLDGRPRSAVLTDALNGLSSTGGGAVSFTTLRLVYGDAVTNFRQGQANSVLVITQGPHTDQSLDGPGLQAYVKSAADPARPVAINVIDIGDDSDRATWEAVAQISGGSYQNVATSDSPDLVAAVSQLLS, encoded by the coding sequence GACTACGACGCTCCGGCGTCCTACGCGGCCGAGCCGCCACCGGTACCCCCGTCCGACGGCGGGCGGCGCCGCGGTGGCTGGGAGGGCGGTCACCGCAGCGAAGGCGGTCGCCGCGGCGTCAGTCTCGGCGTGATCGCCGCACTGGTCGCCGTCGTGGTGGTGGTCGCAGCGGTCATCGGCTGGCGATTCTTCGGCGGTGTGCTGTCACATCGGTCCACCGAAGCCGCCCAGCAGTGCCTGGCCGGAACAGCCAACATCCCGGTCGTGGTCGACCCGTCGATCGCCGACAACGTCACCAAGTTCGCCGAAAGCTACAACGCCAATGCGACGCCGGTTGGTGACCGTTGCGTCAAAGTCGTTGTCACCAAGGCGGATTCCGACGCGGTAGTCAACGGCTTCGTCAACCAGTGGCCCACCGACCTCGGTGAGCGTCCCGCCCTCTGGATTCCGGCCAGTTCGGTATCGGCGGCACGGCTGCAGGCCACCGCGGGCAAACAATCGGTGAGCGACGCCCGCTCCCTGGTCACCTCACCGGTGCTGCTCGCGGTGCGGCCGGCGCTGAAAACCGCCCTGGATCAACAGGGTTGGGGCGCGCTGCCGGGACTGCAGAGCAACCCGACGGCGCTGGAGTCACTCGATCTGCCCGGCTGGGGGTCGTTGCGGCTGGCCCTGCCGACCGCCGGTGACAGCGACGCCACGTATCTCGTCGCCGAGGCGGTCGCGGCGGCGGCCGCTCCCCCCGGGGCGCCGGCGACCGCCGGACTCGGCGCGGTCAACACGCTGATCGGCGGGCAGCCGAAACTGTCGGCGAACACCGCCGACGAGGCCTGGAAGGCGCTGCTGGCCTCCGGTGACGCCGCGGCCGCCCCGGTGCACGCGGTGGCCACCACCGAACAGCAGCTGTTCGCACGGTCGGCGTCGATCGCCAACGCCAAGGACAACATCGCCGGTTTCCTGCCGCCGGGCCCAGTCGCGCTGGCCGACTTCCCGACCGTGCTGCTTGCCGGAAAGTGGCTGTCGGAGGAACAGGTGAGCGCGGCCAGCGAGTTCGCCCGCTTCATGCGCAAACCCGAACAGCTCGCTGAACTGGCCAAGGCCGGATTCCGGGCCGAGGGCGCCACCCCGCCGGCCAACGACGTCGTCGGCTTCGGCCAGCTTGGCGCACCCCTGGCTGTCGGGGACGAATCGGTGCGGGCCACGCTGGCCGCCGCGCTGTCGGCACCGGCGACCGGATCGGCCACCACGATCATGCTCGACCAAGCGATGGCCGGTGACGAGGGCGGCAAGTCCCGGCTGGCCAACGTGGTGGCGGCGCTGGACGGCCGCCTCGGTGCGCTTCCGCCCAACGCGGCGGTGGGCTTGTGGACGTTCAACGGTGTGGAGGGTCGATCGTCGGTAAGCATGGGCCCGCTGTCGGATCAGCTTGACGGGCGGCCCCGCTCGGCGGTGCTGACCGATGCGCTCAACGGGCTGTCGTCCACGGGCGGCGGCGCGGTGTCCTTCACCACCCTGCGGCTGGTCTACGGCGACGCCGTGACGAATTTCCGCCAGGGCCAAGCGAATTCGGTTCTGGTAATCACCCAGGGCCCGCACACCGACCAGTCGCTGGACGGTCCGGGACTGCAGGCGTACGTCAAGTCCGCCGCCGACCCGGCCCGGCCGGTCGCCATCAACGTCATCGATATCGGCGACGACTCGGACCGCGCGACGTGGGAGGCGGTCGCCCAGATCTCCGGCGGCTCCTACCAGAACGTCGCGACCTCGGATTCACCCGATCTGGTCGCCGCCGTCAGCCAGCTGCTGTCTTAG
- a CDS encoding alpha/beta fold hydrolase, whose product MLPASVRQWQDGGRLVATSVGSVFVRSSAISAVQGSPTVLLLHGFPSSSYDFRGVVDRLGDQPWLTLDFLGFGLSDKPRPHRYSLLEQADIVAEVVADAGVGPVVLLAHDMGTSVATELLARDLSGALPFELQRAVLTNGSVILERASLRPSQKILRGPLGPLFARLTNERGFMRGFARLFSAAHPLTAEEAEAQWALLARDDGHRILHLLCAYLDERVRFAPRWHGAVRDWTKPLSFLWATGDPVATTEVLAGLTELRPTAEVIRLAGIGHYPQLEVPDEFTAGMRRLLALD is encoded by the coding sequence GTGCTGCCTGCCAGTGTTCGCCAGTGGCAAGACGGGGGCCGGCTCGTGGCAACGAGCGTGGGCTCGGTCTTCGTCCGGTCCTCAGCCATCTCTGCGGTCCAGGGAAGCCCGACTGTGCTTCTGCTGCACGGCTTTCCGTCCAGCTCGTATGACTTCCGCGGGGTGGTGGACCGGCTCGGCGACCAGCCCTGGCTGACCCTGGACTTCCTCGGGTTCGGGCTGTCGGACAAGCCGCGCCCGCACCGCTACAGCCTGCTGGAACAGGCCGACATCGTGGCCGAGGTGGTTGCCGACGCCGGTGTGGGGCCGGTGGTGCTGCTGGCCCATGACATGGGTACGTCGGTGGCCACCGAGCTGCTGGCGCGTGACCTGTCCGGTGCGTTGCCGTTCGAGCTGCAGCGCGCTGTGCTCACCAACGGCAGTGTCATCCTCGAGCGGGCCAGCCTGCGCCCGAGCCAGAAGATCCTGCGCGGGCCGCTGGGTCCGCTGTTCGCCCGGCTGACCAACGAGCGCGGTTTCATGCGGGGCTTCGCCCGCCTGTTCAGCGCGGCGCACCCGTTGACCGCCGAAGAGGCCGAGGCGCAGTGGGCGTTGCTCGCCCGCGACGACGGGCACCGGATCCTGCACCTGCTGTGCGCCTACCTCGACGAGCGGGTCCGCTTCGCCCCGCGCTGGCACGGCGCGGTGCGGGACTGGACCAAGCCGCTGAGTTTCCTATGGGCCACCGGCGATCCGGTGGCCACCACCGAGGTGCTCGCCGGGTTGACCGAGCTGCGGCCGACCGCCGAGGTGATCAGGCTGGCCGGTATCGGTCACTACCCCCAGCTGGAGGTTCCCGACGAGTTCACCGCGGGGATGCGCCGGCTGCTGGCGCTCGACTAA
- the gcvP gene encoding aminomethyl-transferring glycine dehydrogenase: protein MSDHTQPSFADRHIGPDSDEVATMLEVIGVASLDELAAKALPANILDALGSDGTAPGLDRLPPAAGEHEALAELRAMADTNTIAVSMIGQGYYDTLTPPVLLRNILENPAWYTAYTPYQPEISQGRLEALLNFQTMISDLTGLEVANASMLDEGTAAAEAMTLMHRASRGSSNRLAVDSDLFAQNAAILATRAEPLGIEVVTADLRNGLPEGEFFGVIAQLPGASGRVTDWSKLVEQAHERGALIALGADLLALTLVAPPGEIGADVAFGSAQRFGVPMGFGGPHAGYLAVHSKHARQLPGRLVGVSVDADGSPAYRLSLQTREQHIRRDKATSNICTAQVLLAIMAAMYASYHGAAGLTGIARRVHGHARALAAGLSAAGVEVVHDTFFDTVLVQVPNRAAAVQAEAKGRGINIWRVDADHVSVSCDEATTAEQVALVLEAFGAAPAATSGSSAAPAGDYSGPEIDSRTSEFLTHPAFTRYRTETEMMRYLRSLADKDIALDRSMIPLGSCTMKLNAAAEMESITWPEFGRQHPFAPAGDTPGLRKLIADLESWLTAVTGYDAISLQPNAGSQGEYAGLLAIRDYHVGRGDTHRDVCLIPSSAHGTNAASAAMVGMRVVVVACRDNGDVDPDDLRAKVAEHAERLAALMITYPSTHGVYEHDIADICAAVHDAGGQVYVDGANLNALVGLARPGKFGGDVSHLNLHKTFCIPHGGGGPGVGPVAVRAHLAQYLPGHPLAEELPHGHVVSAAPYGSASILPITWAYIRMMGGRGLRDASLTAIASANYIARRLDEYYPVLYTGENGMVAHECILDLRGITKATGVTVDDVAKRLADFGFHAPTMSFPVAGTLMVEPTESESLAEVDAFCEAMIAIRAEIDKVGSGEWPAEDNPLHNAPHTAACLLVDEWTHPYTREQAAYPLGKAFRPKVWPPVRRIDGAYGDRNLVCSCPPVEAFA from the coding sequence ATGTCCGACCACACCCAGCCCAGTTTCGCCGACCGCCACATCGGACCGGATTCCGACGAGGTGGCGACCATGCTCGAGGTCATCGGTGTGGCGAGCCTCGACGAACTCGCCGCCAAGGCGCTGCCCGCCAACATTCTCGACGCGCTCGGCTCCGACGGCACCGCGCCGGGCCTGGACCGGCTGCCTCCCGCGGCCGGTGAACACGAGGCGCTCGCCGAGCTGCGGGCGATGGCCGACACCAACACCATCGCCGTGTCGATGATCGGGCAGGGCTACTACGACACGCTGACCCCGCCGGTGCTGCTGCGCAACATCCTGGAGAACCCGGCCTGGTACACCGCCTACACGCCGTATCAGCCCGAGATCAGCCAGGGCCGGCTCGAGGCGCTGCTGAACTTTCAGACGATGATCTCCGATCTGACCGGCCTGGAGGTCGCCAATGCCTCGATGCTCGACGAGGGCACCGCGGCCGCCGAGGCGATGACGCTGATGCACCGTGCCTCGCGCGGATCGTCGAACCGGCTGGCCGTCGACTCCGACCTGTTCGCCCAGAACGCCGCCATTCTGGCGACGCGCGCCGAGCCACTGGGCATCGAGGTCGTCACCGCCGACCTGCGTAACGGCTTGCCCGAGGGTGAGTTCTTCGGTGTCATCGCGCAGCTGCCCGGCGCCAGCGGCCGGGTGACGGACTGGTCCAAGCTTGTCGAGCAGGCTCACGAGCGTGGTGCGCTGATCGCCCTGGGTGCCGACCTGCTGGCGCTGACGCTGGTCGCCCCGCCCGGTGAGATCGGTGCCGACGTGGCGTTCGGCAGCGCCCAACGGTTCGGTGTGCCAATGGGATTCGGCGGCCCGCACGCCGGTTATCTGGCCGTGCACTCCAAACACGCCCGTCAGCTGCCGGGCCGCCTGGTCGGGGTGTCGGTGGATGCCGATGGGTCACCGGCCTACCGGCTCTCGTTGCAGACCCGCGAACAGCACATCCGCCGCGACAAGGCCACCTCGAACATCTGTACCGCCCAGGTGCTGCTGGCCATCATGGCCGCGATGTATGCCAGCTACCACGGTGCGGCCGGGCTGACCGGGATCGCCCGCCGCGTGCACGGCCACGCCCGCGCCCTGGCCGCCGGCCTGAGCGCGGCCGGGGTGGAGGTCGTCCACGACACGTTCTTCGACACCGTGCTGGTGCAGGTGCCCAACCGGGCCGCCGCGGTGCAGGCCGAGGCCAAGGGGCGCGGCATCAACATCTGGCGGGTCGACGCCGACCACGTGTCGGTCAGCTGTGACGAGGCCACTACTGCCGAGCAGGTCGCGCTGGTGCTCGAAGCGTTCGGAGCCGCACCGGCGGCGACATCGGGCAGCAGCGCGGCCCCGGCCGGTGACTACTCCGGGCCCGAGATCGATTCGCGGACAAGTGAATTCCTGACCCATCCGGCGTTCACCCGGTACCGCACCGAGACTGAGATGATGCGCTACCTGCGCAGCCTGGCCGACAAGGACATCGCCCTGGACCGCAGCATGATCCCGCTGGGCTCGTGCACCATGAAGCTCAACGCCGCCGCGGAGATGGAGTCCATCACCTGGCCGGAGTTCGGCCGCCAGCACCCGTTCGCCCCCGCGGGCGACACCCCCGGACTGCGTAAGCTGATCGCGGACCTGGAGAGCTGGCTGACCGCCGTCACCGGGTATGACGCAATCTCGTTGCAGCCCAACGCCGGATCGCAGGGTGAGTACGCGGGCCTGCTGGCCATCCGCGACTACCACGTCGGGCGCGGGGACACCCACCGCGACGTGTGCCTGATCCCGTCGAGTGCGCACGGCACCAACGCGGCGTCGGCGGCGATGGTGGGGATGCGGGTGGTCGTGGTGGCCTGCCGCGACAACGGCGACGTCGATCCCGACGATCTGCGCGCCAAGGTCGCCGAGCACGCCGAGCGGCTGGCCGCGCTGATGATCACCTACCCGTCCACGCACGGCGTCTACGAACATGACATCGCCGACATCTGCGCGGCCGTGCACGATGCCGGCGGGCAGGTCTACGTCGACGGCGCGAACCTCAACGCGCTGGTGGGCCTGGCTCGCCCGGGAAAGTTCGGCGGTGACGTGAGCCATCTGAACCTGCACAAGACGTTCTGCATTCCGCACGGCGGCGGCGGCCCCGGCGTCGGCCCGGTCGCGGTGCGCGCGCACCTGGCCCAGTACCTGCCCGGCCACCCGCTGGCCGAGGAGCTGCCGCACGGCCACGTCGTGTCGGCGGCCCCGTACGGCTCGGCCTCGATCCTGCCGATCACCTGGGCCTACATCCGGATGATGGGTGGGCGTGGGCTGCGTGATGCGTCACTGACGGCGATCGCGTCGGCCAACTACATCGCGCGCCGCCTCGACGAGTACTACCCGGTGCTCTACACCGGCGAGAACGGCATGGTGGCCCACGAGTGCATCCTCGACCTGCGCGGGATCACCAAGGCCACCGGCGTGACCGTAGACGATGTGGCAAAGCGGCTGGCGGACTTCGGTTTCCACGCGCCGACGATGAGCTTCCCGGTGGCAGGCACGCTGATGGTGGAGCCGACCGAGAGCGAGAGCCTGGCCGAGGTCGACGCGTTCTGTGAAGCGATGATCGCCATCCGCGCCGAGATCGACAAGGTCGGCTCGGGGGAGTGGCCCGCCGAGGACAACCCGCTGCACAACGCGCCGCACACCGCCGCGTGCCTGCTCGTCGACGAGTGGACCCACCCGTACACCCGCGAGCAGGCGGCCTACCCGCTGGGCAAGGCGTTCCGGCCCAAGGTGTGGCCGCCGGTGCGCCGGATCGACGGCGCCTACGGCGACCGCAACCTGGTGTGCTCGTGCCCTCCGGTGGAGGCCTTCGCCTGA